A genomic region of Miscanthus floridulus cultivar M001 chromosome 3, ASM1932011v1, whole genome shotgun sequence contains the following coding sequences:
- the LOC136545556 gene encoding protein LURP-one-related 15-like, with amino-acid sequence MERDTSALAPAPVPVAVVSPQFCAPHVVPLTVTKKAMSFSGGDFTVTDDASSAVVLQVRGTYLSVRRHRVLHDAAGRAILTMQRKVFSMREKWKVFRGDSTAANDLLFRVKKTSIFQMKTKLDVFLAGNTTAEQVCDFKIKGSYFERSCAFYRGNSNVLIAQMNRKFTLSNVLLGKDTYSVSVFPHVDYVFIAALVVILDEIHRDRSK; translated from the exons ATGGAAAGGGACACTTCAGCGCTGGCTCCGGCACCGGTGCCGGTGGCGGTGGTGTCCCCGCAGTTCTGCGCGCCGCACGTGGTGCCGCTGACGGTGACCAAgaaggccatgagcttctccgGCGGCGACTTCACCGTCACCGACGACGCTAGCAGCGCCGTCGTGCTGCAAGTCAGGGGCACCTATCTCAGCGTCCGGAGACACCGGGTGCTGCACGACGCCGCCGGACGGGCCATCCTCACCATGCAGCGGAAG GTATTTAGTATGCGTGAAAAATGGAAAGTGTTCAGAGGGGATAGCACGGCTGCAAATGATTTGCTATTCAGAGTGAAGAAAACATCCATTTTCCAAATGAAGACAAAGTTGGATGTCTTTCTGGCTGGGAACACCACAGCAGAGCAGGTATGTGATTTCAAGATCAAGGGTAGCTACTTCGAGAGGTCTTGTGCCTTCTATCGCGGCAACTCCAACGTACTGATTGCTCAA ATGAATCGCAAGTTTACTTTGTCAAATGTGCTGCTCGGAAAGGACACGTACAGTGTTAGCGTGTTCCCTCACGTGGACTACGTGTTCATTGCGGCTCTTGTTGTGATTCTGGATGAGATACACAGGGATCGATCCAAATGA